A single genomic interval of Mycolicibacterium sp. MU0053 harbors:
- the mutA gene encoding methylmalonyl-CoA mutase small subunit → MPVSSGASVVSGDRAELEQARARWRDAVAGVLAKSTRRDVSELPDEPERLLDSPTYEGFDVRPLYTALDALPEPPLPGQWPFVRGGDATRDVLSGWKVAEAFPVPGQAADDGNATLLAALSEGVSALVLRVGADGVAVRDLERLLSGVFVELVPVIVSAGADFAAAAEVIRNVVSGLDGEQRKTLSVDLGADPLIAALDDAATASLDEVTQVAAQLVEFGAAVRAITVDGPALHNRGANAAWELAGVVAAAVSYLRLLVAAGLDTEDALRQISFRLAADDDQFMTTAKMRAARQLWARVAEVVGARDAGAVRVHAVSSLAMMAQRDPWVNMLRCTLAAFGAGVGGADTVQVHPFDMAIAGGAPGVSASFARRIARNTQLLLLEESHLGRVQDPAGGSWFVEDLTERLADQAWQHFQAIEARGGFAAAADFVVEQIAAVATARRTDIAHRRTAVTGVNEFPNLAELPLPQQDSPPGVLRYAQDFEALRNRSDDYLGAHGSRPRVLLVPLGSLAEHNIRTSFATNLLASGGIEVVNPGTLDSASVAAAVAESASTSAVVLCGTDARYAEEAAAVIEAARGAGVAHVYLAGPERAVASAEHRPDAYLTAKIDAVEALSTLLTRLGA, encoded by the coding sequence CTGCCGGTGTCATCAGGTGCCTCAGTCGTGTCAGGTGATCGCGCCGAGTTGGAGCAGGCGCGCGCCCGCTGGCGCGACGCGGTCGCCGGCGTGCTCGCCAAGAGCACCCGACGCGATGTGTCGGAGTTGCCGGACGAGCCCGAGCGGTTGCTGGACAGCCCCACCTACGAGGGCTTCGACGTCCGGCCGCTCTACACCGCGCTCGACGCGTTGCCGGAGCCGCCGCTGCCTGGCCAGTGGCCGTTCGTCCGGGGCGGCGACGCGACCCGCGACGTGCTGTCCGGTTGGAAGGTCGCCGAGGCGTTCCCGGTGCCGGGCCAGGCCGCCGACGACGGGAACGCGACGCTGCTCGCGGCGCTGTCGGAGGGTGTGAGCGCGCTGGTGCTGCGGGTGGGTGCCGACGGCGTCGCGGTCCGGGACCTGGAGCGCCTGCTGTCGGGTGTCTTCGTCGAACTTGTCCCGGTGATCGTGTCCGCCGGTGCGGATTTCGCCGCCGCCGCCGAGGTGATCCGGAACGTGGTGTCAGGCCTCGACGGCGAGCAACGCAAGACGCTGTCGGTCGATCTGGGGGCCGATCCGCTGATCGCCGCGCTCGACGACGCGGCCACCGCCTCGCTCGATGAGGTGACCCAGGTCGCGGCGCAGCTCGTCGAATTCGGCGCAGCGGTGCGCGCCATCACCGTCGACGGTCCGGCGCTGCACAACCGCGGGGCGAACGCCGCCTGGGAGCTGGCCGGTGTCGTCGCGGCCGCCGTGAGCTACCTGCGGTTGCTGGTAGCGGCCGGTCTCGACACCGAGGATGCGTTGCGGCAGATCAGTTTCCGGCTCGCCGCCGACGACGACCAGTTCATGACGACCGCCAAGATGCGGGCCGCTCGGCAGCTGTGGGCGCGGGTGGCCGAGGTGGTCGGCGCCCGGGACGCCGGTGCGGTGCGGGTGCACGCGGTCAGCTCGCTGGCGATGATGGCGCAGCGTGACCCCTGGGTGAACATGCTGCGCTGCACGCTGGCGGCATTCGGGGCCGGTGTCGGCGGTGCGGACACCGTGCAGGTCCATCCGTTCGACATGGCGATCGCCGGCGGTGCCCCGGGCGTCTCGGCGAGTTTCGCGCGGCGCATCGCCCGCAACACGCAACTGCTGCTGCTCGAGGAATCGCATCTGGGTCGGGTCCAGGATCCCGCCGGCGGTTCGTGGTTCGTCGAGGACCTCACCGAGCGGCTGGCCGATCAGGCCTGGCAGCACTTCCAGGCGATCGAGGCCCGCGGCGGTTTCGCGGCAGCCGCCGATTTCGTCGTCGAACAGATCGCCGCGGTGGCAACCGCGCGCCGCACCGACATCGCGCATCGACGCACCGCGGTGACGGGCGTCAACGAGTTTCCGAATCTCGCCGAATTGCCGCTGCCGCAACAGGATTCCCCGCCGGGGGTGCTGCGCTACGCCCAGGACTTCGAAGCCTTGCGCAACCGTTCCGACGACTATCTGGGCGCCCACGGCAGCCGCCCGCGGGTGTTGCTCGTGCCCCTGGGGTCGCTGGCTGAACACAACATCCGGACCTCGTTCGCGACCAACCTGTTGGCCTCGGGCGGCATCGAGGTGGTCAACCCCGGCACCCTGGACAGTGCGTCGGTGGCCGCGGCGGTGGCCGAATCCGCATCGACGTCCGCGGTGGTGCTCTGCGGCACCGATGCCCGGTACGCCGAGGAGGCCGCCGCGGTGATCGAGGCGGCGCGCGGCGCGGGTGTGGCCCATGTCTACCTGGCGGGCCCGGAGCGGGCGGTCGCGTCCGCCGAGCACCGGCCCGATGCCTACCTGACCGCGAAAATTGATGCGGTCGAAGCGCTTTCCACCCTCCTGACGAGATTGGGGGCCTGA
- a CDS encoding TVP38/TMEM64 family protein, translating into MASALRRTIGVLRAVPETVTAIARQIPRRRLVFAAIGIVILVAVTLLVPLPTALELRDWARSLGPWFPLAFLAAHSLATVLPFPRTAFTLAAGLLFGSALGIALALTASTISAVLAVVLVRAFGWQLSGLVSHPRIDAVDAHLRRRGWLAVLSLRLIPAVPFSVINYAAGASAVRLRPYAAATVLGLFPGTSAVVILGDALTGSVNPLLVLFSLCTAGVGVAGLAFELRSHRRKVAAQEPESVQPAGLSG; encoded by the coding sequence GTGGCCAGCGCATTACGACGGACGATCGGTGTACTGCGCGCTGTCCCGGAGACGGTCACCGCGATCGCGCGCCAGATCCCGCGCAGGCGTCTCGTCTTCGCCGCGATCGGCATTGTGATCCTCGTCGCAGTCACCCTGTTGGTGCCGCTGCCAACCGCTTTGGAACTGCGGGACTGGGCCCGCTCGCTGGGCCCGTGGTTCCCGCTGGCGTTTCTGGCGGCGCACAGCCTGGCCACCGTGCTGCCGTTTCCGCGCACCGCGTTCACGCTGGCAGCCGGCCTACTGTTCGGATCCGCACTGGGCATCGCGTTGGCGCTGACCGCGAGCACGATCAGCGCGGTGTTGGCCGTGGTGCTCGTGCGGGCGTTCGGCTGGCAGCTATCCGGGTTGGTGAGCCATCCGAGGATCGATGCGGTCGACGCGCACCTACGCCGGCGCGGCTGGCTGGCGGTGCTCTCGCTCCGGCTGATTCCGGCGGTGCCGTTCTCGGTGATCAACTACGCCGCCGGTGCGTCGGCGGTCCGGCTGCGGCCCTATGCGGCCGCCACGGTGCTCGGGTTGTTCCCGGGGACCTCGGCCGTGGTGATCCTCGGTGATGCGCTCACCGGCAGCGTGAACCCGCTGCTGGTGCTGTTCTCGCTGTGCACCGCCGGCGTCGGGGTCGCGGGACTGGCGTTCGAGTTGCGCAGCCACCGCCGCAAGGTCGCGGCGCAGGAACCCGAGTCGGTGCAGCCCGCGGGCCTCAGCGGCTGA
- a CDS encoding DoxX family protein, with protein sequence MSTLTSPRTYAALAAIQAGDAVACAIPLAPITKALDDVGLPQQYRPILPVVKAASAVGLLAAGRFPTLARLTTLLLTVYFTLAVGAHIRAKDWSPGLAAASSFLALFATMTAKGPDVSR encoded by the coding sequence GTGAGCACGCTGACCTCACCGCGGACCTACGCGGCGCTGGCGGCGATCCAGGCCGGCGACGCGGTGGCCTGCGCGATCCCGCTGGCACCGATCACCAAGGCCCTCGACGATGTCGGGCTGCCGCAGCAGTATCGGCCGATCCTGCCGGTGGTGAAGGCGGCCTCGGCCGTCGGGCTGCTGGCGGCGGGGCGGTTCCCGACGCTGGCACGGCTGACGACGCTGCTGCTGACGGTGTATTTCACGCTGGCGGTCGGCGCCCACATCCGGGCCAAGGACTGGAGTCCGGGGCTGGCGGCGGCGTCGTCGTTTCTGGCGCTGTTCGCCACCATGACCGCCAAGGGGCCCGACGTCAGCCGCTGA
- a CDS encoding SPFH domain-containing protein, translated as MDGAVTGLVLLAVLVIVAVIIVAKSVALIPQAEAAVIERLGRYSKTVSGQLTLLVPFIDRIRARVDLRERVVSFPPQPVITEDNLTVNIDTVVYFQVTNPQAAVYQISNYIVGVEQLTTTTLRNVVGGMTLEQTLTSRDQINGQLRGVLDEATGKWGLRVARVELKAIDPPVSIQDSMEKQMRADREKRAMILNAEGIRESSIKQAEGQKQAAILTAEGAKQAAILSAEAERQSRILRAQGERAAQYLQAQGQAKAIEKTFAAIKAGRPTPELLAYQYLQTLPKMAEGEANKVWLVPSDFGSALQGFTKLLGAPGEDGVFRYTPSPVEQDTPPTDDTDEVADWFETKSDPAIAEAVAKAEADARVPSEPALPGSAKVPPASLESGARHREQA; from the coding sequence ATGGATGGTGCCGTAACCGGCCTCGTGCTGCTGGCCGTGCTGGTGATCGTCGCGGTCATCATCGTGGCCAAGTCCGTCGCGCTGATCCCGCAGGCCGAGGCCGCGGTCATCGAGCGACTGGGCCGCTACAGCAAGACGGTCTCCGGCCAGCTGACCCTGCTGGTGCCGTTCATCGACCGGATCCGGGCCCGGGTGGACCTGCGCGAGCGCGTGGTGTCCTTCCCGCCGCAGCCGGTGATCACCGAGGACAACCTGACGGTCAACATCGACACGGTGGTGTACTTCCAGGTCACCAACCCGCAGGCCGCGGTGTATCAGATCAGCAACTACATCGTCGGAGTCGAACAGCTGACCACCACGACGCTGCGCAACGTCGTCGGCGGCATGACCCTGGAGCAGACGCTGACCTCGCGCGACCAGATCAACGGGCAGTTGCGCGGCGTGCTCGACGAGGCGACCGGCAAGTGGGGGCTGCGGGTGGCCCGCGTCGAACTGAAGGCCATCGATCCGCCGGTGTCGATCCAGGATTCGATGGAAAAGCAGATGCGGGCCGACCGGGAGAAGCGCGCGATGATCCTGAACGCCGAGGGCATCCGCGAGTCGTCGATCAAACAGGCCGAGGGCCAGAAGCAGGCCGCGATCCTGACCGCCGAGGGCGCCAAGCAGGCCGCGATCCTGTCCGCCGAGGCCGAACGGCAATCCCGCATCCTGCGGGCCCAGGGCGAGCGGGCCGCGCAGTATCTGCAGGCGCAGGGGCAGGCCAAGGCCATCGAGAAGACATTCGCCGCGATCAAGGCCGGCCGCCCGACTCCGGAGCTGTTGGCCTATCAGTATCTGCAGACCCTGCCCAAGATGGCCGAGGGCGAGGCCAACAAGGTGTGGCTGGTGCCCAGCGACTTCGGTTCCGCGCTACAGGGTTTCACCAAGCTGCTCGGCGCGCCGGGCGAGGACGGGGTGTTCCGCTACACCCCCTCGCCGGTGGAGCAGGACACCCCACCCACCGACGACACCGACGAGGTCGCCGACTGGTTCGAGACCAAGAGCGACCCGGCGATCGCTGAGGCGGTGGCCAAGGCCGAGGCCGATGCACGCGTGCCGTCGGAGCCGGCGCTCCCGGGTTCGGCCAAAGTGCCGCCCGCGTCGCTGGAGTCCGGCGCACGGCATCGGGAGCAGGCGTGA
- a CDS encoding NfeD family protein, which produces MPAALLWLIAALGLAGAEVLTGDLFLLMLGGGALAAAGTSWLFDWPIWADGAVFLVVSVLLLVVVRPALRRRMASAAALETGIEALEGRPALVLDQITLHQGQVKLEGEVWTARPLNDHDVYEAGDQVMVMRIDGATAVVWKND; this is translated from the coding sequence ATGCCCGCAGCCCTGCTCTGGCTCATCGCGGCACTGGGCCTTGCCGGTGCCGAGGTGCTGACCGGCGACCTGTTCCTGTTGATGCTGGGTGGCGGGGCACTGGCCGCGGCGGGTACCAGCTGGCTGTTCGACTGGCCGATCTGGGCCGACGGTGCGGTGTTCCTGGTCGTTTCGGTGCTGCTGCTGGTGGTGGTGCGGCCGGCGCTGCGCCGCCGAATGGCCTCGGCCGCGGCGCTGGAGACCGGCATCGAGGCGCTCGAAGGCCGGCCGGCCTTGGTGCTGGACCAGATCACGCTGCACCAGGGCCAGGTGAAGCTCGAAGGCGAGGTGTGGACCGCCCGCCCGCTCAACGACCACGACGTCTACGAAGCCGGTGATCAGGTGATGGTCATGCGCATTGACGGCGCCACCGCGGTGGTCTGGAAAAACGACTAG